One Hordeum vulgare subsp. vulgare chromosome 4H, MorexV3_pseudomolecules_assembly, whole genome shotgun sequence DNA window includes the following coding sequences:
- the LOC123447940 gene encoding MLO-like protein 4, giving the protein MEEEGRSLAETPTWSVATVTTLMVATCFLIERSLSRLAKWLRKTKRKAMLAALEKIREELMLLGVISLLLSQTARWISEICVPSTLFTSKFYMCTEKDFDDLDQHGEHTANNTHIARILVGGQSMHVCDEGHEPFVSYEGLEQLHRFLFILGFTHVLYSFVTVVLSMIKIYSWRKWETQACTLSREQLQPRRKVMRRQSTFVFHHASHPWSKSKILLWMLCFLRQFKGSIKKSDYMALRLGFITYHKLPHSYDFHKYMVRSMEDDYNGSVGISWPLWVYAIICIFVNVHGLNIYFWLSFAPVILVLLVGTELQHVIAQLALEVVEATATNVGTQLKLRDDLFWFGKPRVLWWLIQFISFQNAFEMATFLWSLWELSANSCFMKNQYMVVIRLASGLLVQVWCSYSTLPLNVIISQMGSKFKKSLVSESVRDSLHSWCKRIKERRHNPLFMRNGTLTSRSVCSLDTTIYETDHETNTVCTLSRTVSASSLDEALTAITVDDEEEISHIEEDTRHT; this is encoded by the exons atggaggaggaggggaggtcgCTGGCGGAGACGCCGACGTGGTCGGTGGCCACGGTCACCACGCTCATGGTGGCCACATGCTTCCTCATCGAGCGCTCTCTCTCACGCCTCGCCAAG TGGCTGCGGAAGACGAAGCGGAAGGCCATGCTCGCCGCACTCGAGAAGATCCGCGAAG AACTGATGCTGCTCGGTGTGATATCACTGCTGCTGAGCCAGACAGCCAGGTGGATATCGGAGATCTGCGTGCCATCGACGCTCTTCACCAGCAAATTTTATATGTGCACAGAGAAGGATTTCGACGATCTGGATCAACATGGAGAGCACACCGCTAACAACACCCACATTGCTAGAATCCTAGTTGGTGGCCAGTCGATGCATGTTTGTGATGAG GGTCATGAACCTTTTGTTTCATATGAGGGTCTTGAGCAGCTGCATCGCTTTCTGTTTATTCTTGGTTTTACTCATGTGCTTTACAGTTTTGTGACAGTGGTTCTCTCAATGATTAAG ATATATAGCTGGAGGAAGTGGGAAACTCAAGCATGTACACTCTCAAGGGAGCAGTTGCAAC CTAGGAGAAAGGTTATGCGAAGGCAATCTACCTTTGTTTTTCATCATGCATCTCACCCATGGAGCAAAAGTAAAATACTTCTCTGGATG CTGTGCTTTCTGCGCCAGTTTAAGGGTTCTATTAAAAAATCAGATTATATGGCATTAAGGTTGGGCTTTATCACG TATCATAAGTTGCCGCATTCGTACGACTTCCACAAATACATGGTACGGAGCATGGAAGATGATTACAATGGAAGTGTTGGTATCAG TTGGCCACTTTGGGTTTatgcaataatatgcatctttgtgaATGTTCATG GTCTTAATATATATTTCTGGCTATCATTTGCCCCTGTCATT CTCGTCCTGCTTGTGGGCACTGAGCTGCAGCATGTTATCGCTCAGTTGGCACTGGAGGTTGTTGAGGCAACAGCCACAAATGTCGGAACGCAACTGAAACTGCGGGATGATCTCTTCTGGTTTGGAAAACCTCGGGTTCTGTGGTGGCTTATACAGTTCATCTCGTTCCAG AATGCCTTTGAGATGGCGACATTCTTATGGTCTCTG TGGGAACTGAGTGCAAATTCTTGCTTCATGAAGAACCAGTACATGGTGGTTATTCGCTTGGCTTCTGG gttgcttgttcaagtttggTGCAGCTACAGTACGCTGCCTCTTAACGTGATTATCTCCCAG ATGGGTTCCAAGTTCAAGAAGTCACTGGTCTCCGAGAGCGTGAGGGACTCCCTCCACAGCTGGTGCAAGAGGATCAAAGAGAGGAGGCACAATCCGCTCTTCATGCGGAACGGGACACTCACGTCGAGGTCGGTCTGCTCCCTCGACACGACCATCTATGAGACCGACCACGAGACCAACACGGTGTGCACGCTGTCAAGGACTGTGTCGGCATCGTCCCTGGACGAGGCACTGACCGCGATCACTgtcgatgacgaggaggagatcTCTCACATCGAGGAAGATACCCGACACACTTAG